In Qipengyuania psychrotolerans, one DNA window encodes the following:
- the aroB gene encoding 3-dehydroquinate synthase, which yields MAVIDVALAGRSYEVRVARDLLAGIGEEAAAFLRKPVVPIVADANARRHWGEVVETSLRSAGKEPRWYEVAPGEGSKSWESLARLTDWLLAEGVERGDHVLALGGGVVGDLTGFACAILKRGCGFVQLPTTLLAQVDSSVGGKTAINTSAGKNLVGAFHQPSLVLADLSALGTLPDREMRAGYAEVLKYGVLGDAAFFDWLDENGAAVVDREPAALEHAVATSVAMKARIVAEDERETSGARALLNLGHTFGHALEAQTGFSDRLLHGEGVALGMVLAARYSARRGEISLNDAERVTHAVDAAGLPAEISALGLNCDGRTLADHMLHDKKMDAGTLPFILLRSIGAAYLAKDVALDDVASFLDEQLQAH from the coding sequence ATGGCAGTAATCGACGTGGCCCTGGCCGGACGCAGCTATGAGGTGCGCGTGGCCCGCGATCTGCTGGCAGGAATTGGCGAGGAGGCCGCCGCATTCCTGCGCAAGCCCGTCGTCCCGATCGTCGCCGATGCAAATGCGCGCCGTCATTGGGGCGAAGTGGTCGAAACATCGCTGCGCTCTGCCGGCAAGGAACCGCGCTGGTACGAGGTTGCGCCCGGCGAAGGCTCCAAAAGCTGGGAAAGCCTTGCCCGGCTGACCGACTGGCTGCTGGCCGAGGGTGTCGAGCGCGGCGACCATGTGCTGGCGCTGGGCGGCGGTGTAGTCGGCGACCTTACCGGCTTTGCGTGCGCGATCCTGAAACGCGGTTGCGGCTTCGTGCAATTGCCCACGACATTGCTGGCACAGGTCGATTCCTCGGTCGGGGGCAAGACTGCGATCAACACATCGGCGGGCAAGAACCTTGTCGGTGCATTTCACCAGCCCAGCCTGGTGCTGGCGGACCTCTCCGCCCTCGGCACCCTGCCGGACCGCGAGATGCGCGCAGGCTATGCGGAAGTGCTGAAATACGGCGTTCTTGGCGATGCGGCTTTTTTCGATTGGCTTGACGAGAACGGGGCCGCTGTCGTGGACCGCGAACCCGCAGCGCTCGAACACGCCGTGGCGACAAGCGTCGCCATGAAAGCGCGGATCGTAGCCGAGGATGAGCGCGAGACTTCTGGTGCCCGGGCCTTGCTTAACCTCGGACATACTTTCGGCCATGCACTCGAGGCGCAAACAGGTTTTTCCGACCGGTTGTTGCACGGCGAGGGCGTCGCGCTCGGCATGGTTTTGGCAGCGCGCTACTCCGCACGGCGCGGAGAGATATCGTTGAATGATGCAGAACGGGTCACACACGCTGTTGATGCTGCGGGCCTCCCGGCCGAAATTTCCGCGCTTGGTCTGAACTGCGATGGGCGCACGTTGGCCGATCACATGCTGCACGATAAAAAGATGGATGCGGGCACCCTGCCTTTCATTTTGCTGCGCAGCATCGGTGCAGCATACCTGGCGAAGGATGTTGCGCTGGACGACGTGGCAAGCTTCCTCGACGAACAGCTTCAGGCGCATTAG
- a CDS encoding cyclase family protein codes for MTRFIDLSIPITNEVISDPEVMRPKIQYMTHESTWEQIAMFFPGLEKDDLPDGEGWAVEMLELSTHNGTHMDAPWHYHSTTNDGASPAPSIDEAPLDRFLRPGVKLDFSHLPHGHVVTGAEVEQAFDKIGYDLKPLDIVLVQSGAVYGTENFTDQGVGLGAEATLWLTQRGVEVVGTDAWSWDAPFSHTARRWAETRDPAIIWEGHKAGRIRPYYQIEKLTNLAALPDHGFTFSCFPVKIERASAGWIRAVAMVEE; via the coding sequence ATGACGCGCTTTATCGACCTTTCGATTCCGATCACCAACGAGGTCATCTCCGACCCCGAAGTGATGCGGCCCAAGATCCAGTACATGACCCACGAAAGCACGTGGGAACAGATCGCCATGTTCTTTCCCGGGCTAGAGAAGGACGATTTGCCGGATGGCGAAGGCTGGGCGGTGGAAATGCTGGAATTGTCCACGCACAATGGCACGCACATGGATGCCCCATGGCATTACCATTCCACCACGAACGATGGCGCCAGCCCTGCGCCCAGCATCGATGAGGCGCCGCTCGACAGGTTCCTCCGACCCGGGGTGAAGCTGGACTTCAGCCATCTCCCGCATGGCCATGTGGTGACCGGCGCCGAAGTCGAACAGGCGTTTGACAAGATCGGCTATGATCTCAAGCCGCTCGACATCGTGCTGGTGCAATCGGGTGCAGTCTATGGCACCGAGAACTTCACCGATCAGGGCGTGGGCCTCGGCGCGGAAGCCACCCTCTGGCTAACGCAGCGCGGTGTCGAAGTTGTCGGGACCGACGCATGGAGCTGGGATGCTCCCTTCAGCCATACCGCCAGAAGATGGGCGGAAACCCGTGATCCCGCGATCATCTGGGAAGGCCACAAAGCGGGCCGCATCCGTCCGTATTACCAGATAGAAAAGCTGACTAATCTGGCCGCCCTGCCCGACCACGGTTTCACATTCAGCTGTTTTCCCGTGAAGATCGAACGTGCAAGTGCCGGTTGGATTCGCGCAGTCGCGATGGTTGAAGAATGA
- a CDS encoding GNAT family N-acetyltransferase gives MTLRIAKAGIDDPDVRALATLHQQNMHAVSPPGTDFALDVSGLSSPDITIVGAWDDGVLIAIGALKTLGNNHAELKSMRTHPDHTGKGAARGILQELIEIARASGVTRLSLETGTSAAFQPAVRLYTTRGFVAGEGFAEYANGPHNQCYHLTL, from the coding sequence ATGACTCTGCGGATCGCAAAAGCCGGTATCGACGATCCGGATGTGCGCGCTCTTGCCACGCTACATCAGCAGAACATGCACGCGGTCTCGCCGCCGGGAACGGATTTCGCGCTGGATGTGAGCGGGCTTTCGTCGCCGGACATCACGATCGTGGGCGCATGGGATGACGGAGTTCTCATCGCAATCGGGGCGCTGAAAACGCTCGGCAACAATCACGCCGAACTGAAGTCGATGCGCACCCATCCCGACCACACGGGTAAAGGCGCAGCGCGCGGTATCCTGCAGGAGCTGATCGAGATCGCAAGGGCATCTGGAGTAACGCGCCTCAGCCTTGAAACAGGAACCTCAGCCGCGTTTCAACCAGCGGTCAGACTATACACGACGCGAGGATTCGTGGCTGGCGAAGGTTTCGCCGAATACGCCAACGGCCCGCACAACCAGTGCTACCATCTGACGCTCTAG
- a CDS encoding acetyl-CoA carboxylase biotin carboxylase subunit, giving the protein MFSKILIANRGEIACRVIKTAKRMGIATVAVYSDADARAPFVRMADEAVHIGPAPASDSYLIAEKIIDACKQTGAEAVHPGYGFLSERASFVEALEAENIAFIGPPVNAIAAMGDKIESKKLAREAGVNVVPGFVGEISDTEHAVEISNGIGYPVMMKASAGGGGKGMRLAYSEADVREGFEATKREGLNSFGDDRVFIEKFIENPRHIEIQILGDKHGNVIYLNERECSIQRRHQKVVEEAPSPFVTPKMRKAMGEQCVALSQAVNYHSAGTVELIVSGADTTGESFYFLEMNTRLQVEHPVTEAIAGVDLVEQMIRVAAGEKLAMTQDDVTIDGWAIENRVYAEDPYRGFLPSTGRLVHYQPPVEPWADDGTANGRRGIDGVRVDDGVFEGGEVSMFYDPMIAKLITWGETRDEAADLQVQALDAFRVEGLGHNVDFLSAIMQHPRFRSGELTTGFIAEEYPDGFEGAATSDELKRVLAAVGGVIATADADRARRIDQQLDGDFYAPGDWTIRIGDKADGSSSYAVRLTEDAILVDDEPVDLEMQYTPGEPMVQVEHGGADGEDGDTLTLQLKPSRTGYAITTRGATHQLRILQTRIAALADHMIEKEPPDLSKMLICPMPGLLVKLHVGEGDEVQPGQPLATVEAMKMENILRAEKQATVGKINAGEGDSLAVDEVILELE; this is encoded by the coding sequence TTGTTTTCCAAGATCCTGATTGCCAATCGCGGCGAAATTGCCTGCCGCGTCATCAAGACCGCCAAACGCATGGGCATAGCCACCGTGGCGGTATATTCCGATGCCGATGCCCGCGCGCCTTTCGTGCGCATGGCAGACGAGGCTGTTCACATTGGTCCGGCACCAGCGTCGGACAGCTATCTCATTGCAGAGAAGATCATCGACGCCTGCAAGCAGACCGGAGCCGAAGCCGTGCATCCGGGCTATGGCTTCCTGTCCGAACGCGCGAGCTTCGTTGAAGCGCTTGAAGCGGAAAACATCGCTTTCATCGGTCCTCCCGTGAACGCAATCGCTGCGATGGGCGACAAGATTGAATCGAAGAAGCTGGCCCGCGAAGCCGGCGTGAACGTGGTCCCCGGCTTCGTCGGCGAGATCAGCGATACCGAACACGCGGTCGAGATCAGCAATGGCATCGGCTATCCGGTGATGATGAAGGCCAGTGCAGGCGGCGGCGGCAAGGGCATGCGACTTGCCTATTCTGAAGCCGACGTGCGCGAAGGCTTCGAAGCGACCAAGCGCGAAGGCCTCAATTCCTTCGGCGATGACCGTGTCTTCATCGAGAAATTCATTGAGAATCCGCGCCACATCGAAATCCAGATCCTCGGCGATAAGCACGGCAATGTGATCTATCTGAACGAGCGTGAATGCTCGATCCAGCGGCGCCACCAGAAGGTCGTCGAAGAAGCGCCTTCGCCGTTTGTCACGCCGAAGATGCGCAAGGCGATGGGCGAACAGTGTGTGGCCCTGTCACAGGCCGTGAACTACCACAGCGCCGGTACGGTCGAACTCATCGTCTCGGGCGCGGACACGACAGGCGAGAGTTTCTACTTCCTCGAAATGAACACCCGTCTCCAAGTGGAGCATCCCGTTACCGAGGCGATCGCCGGTGTCGATCTGGTCGAACAGATGATCCGAGTGGCTGCGGGCGAAAAGCTCGCAATGACGCAGGACGATGTGACAATCGACGGCTGGGCGATTGAAAACCGCGTCTATGCCGAAGATCCCTATCGCGGTTTCCTGCCTTCGACAGGGCGCCTCGTGCACTACCAGCCGCCAGTCGAACCGTGGGCCGATGACGGAACAGCGAACGGCCGAAGGGGCATCGACGGCGTGCGCGTCGACGACGGCGTTTTCGAAGGCGGCGAAGTCTCCATGTTCTACGATCCCATGATCGCCAAACTCATCACCTGGGGAGAAACGCGGGATGAGGCAGCAGATTTGCAGGTCCAGGCGCTAGACGCTTTCCGGGTCGAGGGATTGGGCCACAATGTCGATTTCCTCAGCGCCATCATGCAGCATCCGCGCTTCCGGTCCGGCGAACTGACCACCGGCTTCATCGCCGAGGAATATCCCGATGGTTTCGAAGGCGCAGCGACGTCTGACGAACTGAAGCGCGTCCTCGCAGCGGTTGGCGGCGTGATTGCAACCGCCGATGCTGACCGCGCGCGCCGAATCGACCAGCAGCTCGACGGCGACTTCTATGCGCCGGGCGATTGGACGATCCGCATTGGTGACAAGGCTGACGGTTCGAGCAGCTATGCCGTCCGGCTGACGGAAGACGCGATCCTGGTGGATGACGAGCCGGTCGATCTCGAAATGCAGTACACTCCGGGCGAGCCCATGGTGCAGGTCGAGCATGGCGGGGCAGACGGAGAAGACGGCGATACGCTGACCTTGCAGCTCAAACCTTCCCGCACAGGGTATGCCATAACGACCCGCGGAGCCACGCATCAGCTGCGTATCCTGCAGACCCGCATCGCGGCGCTTGCCGATCACATGATCGAAAAGGAGCCGCCGGATCTTTCGAAAATGCTGATCTGTCCGATGCCAGGTTTGCTGGTGAAACTCCACGTGGGCGAAGGTGACGAGGTTCAGCCCGGGCAGCCCTTGGCAACGGTCGAAGCGATGAAGATGGAAAACATCCTCCGCGCTGAAAAGCAGGCCACGGTCGGCAAGATCAATGCCGGCGAGGGAGATAGCCTCGCGGTGGACGAGGTCATCCTCGAACTCGAATAG
- a CDS encoding DUF3445 domain-containing protein — translation MGLAKLDESEWLQPNPDVAARAEGFAAYPAGIQISPDGEVPGAELAKMLGLSGGLPEAATAHHEDMCLLTLRPGDEQYRLVGAAVAWPSDWTPADKLGLPLRALHAPIQGYEEQLASGVDHFMAKLKAGAIYGRCNWFIAATPERRWVAEPPEIAFAHVSPENAGETLFVRSERQTLRRLPETGAILFTIGIYVSPLAALSRGNQLRLSEAMQGLLDGEGDRRGAGQYADALIQFVKKRHRDIS, via the coding sequence ATGGGGCTCGCCAAGCTTGATGAGAGCGAGTGGCTTCAGCCAAACCCGGACGTTGCTGCCCGCGCTGAAGGTTTTGCGGCCTATCCCGCAGGCATCCAAATTTCGCCAGACGGTGAGGTGCCCGGCGCGGAGCTAGCCAAGATGCTTGGCCTCTCGGGCGGCCTGCCCGAAGCAGCAACAGCGCATCACGAGGATATGTGCCTGCTCACCCTGCGCCCCGGTGACGAACAATACCGCCTCGTCGGCGCGGCTGTTGCATGGCCCTCCGACTGGACTCCTGCCGACAAGCTGGGCCTACCGCTGCGCGCCCTTCATGCGCCGATACAGGGCTATGAGGAACAGCTGGCGAGCGGTGTCGATCACTTCATGGCGAAGCTCAAGGCCGGCGCGATCTATGGCCGGTGCAATTGGTTCATTGCCGCAACGCCGGAGCGGCGCTGGGTTGCCGAGCCGCCCGAAATAGCTTTCGCCCATGTTTCTCCCGAAAATGCGGGCGAAACGCTGTTCGTCCGGTCCGAAAGGCAAACACTGCGGCGCTTACCGGAAACAGGCGCGATCTTGTTCACTATCGGCATCTATGTATCGCCGCTGGCCGCATTATCTCGCGGCAATCAGCTCCGTTTATCCGAAGCTATGCAGGGCCTCCTGGATGGAGAAGGCGACCGCCGCGGGGCAGGCCAATATGCCGATGCCCTGATCCAATTTGTAAAAAAGCGACATCGCGATATCTCATAA
- the bioB gene encoding biotin synthase BioB, translating into MDLLTKIRTDWTREEIADLFDLPFTELLFRAATVHREFHPPEQIQLCTLLSIKTGGCPEDCGYCSQSVKADSGVEATKLMEVQSVLQRAAQAKDAGSQRFCMGAAWRNPKDRDMPAIVEIVKGVRAMGLETCMTLGMLTPKQADMLKEAGLDYYNHNVDTGPEYYERVISSRKYEDRLDTLQNVRDAGINVCSGGIVGMGETRSDRVGFVHTLATLERHPESVPVNALVPVKGTVLGDMLADTPLAKIDDIEFVRTVAVARICMPMSMVRLSAGRESMSEATQALCFMAGANSIFTGDKLLTAPNAGDDSDAALFAKMGLTALAQEEPMRACKVMEPAE; encoded by the coding sequence ATGGATCTTTTGACCAAAATTCGTACCGACTGGACGCGCGAGGAAATCGCGGACCTTTTCGACCTTCCTTTCACCGAACTGCTCTTCCGCGCAGCTACGGTCCACCGCGAGTTCCATCCGCCCGAGCAGATCCAGCTCTGCACCTTGCTCTCCATCAAGACCGGCGGGTGTCCGGAGGATTGCGGCTATTGCTCGCAGTCGGTGAAGGCCGACAGCGGGGTCGAGGCGACCAAGCTGATGGAGGTGCAATCGGTCCTCCAGCGCGCAGCGCAGGCCAAGGATGCGGGTTCGCAGCGCTTCTGCATGGGCGCGGCATGGCGCAACCCTAAGGACCGCGACATGCCAGCGATTGTCGAGATCGTGAAGGGCGTGCGCGCGATGGGGCTGGAGACCTGCATGACACTCGGCATGCTGACGCCGAAACAGGCGGACATGCTCAAGGAAGCGGGCCTCGATTACTACAATCACAATGTCGATACCGGGCCGGAATATTACGAACGCGTGATCTCCAGCCGCAAGTATGAGGACCGTCTCGACACGCTGCAAAACGTGCGCGACGCAGGCATCAACGTGTGCAGCGGCGGGATCGTGGGCATGGGCGAAACGCGTAGCGACCGCGTCGGCTTCGTCCATACGCTCGCCACGCTGGAACGCCATCCCGAAAGCGTGCCGGTCAACGCGCTGGTGCCGGTCAAGGGCACGGTGCTGGGCGACATGCTGGCCGACACCCCGCTCGCCAAGATCGACGACATCGAATTCGTGCGCACCGTGGCGGTTGCGCGCATCTGCATGCCGATGAGCATGGTGCGGCTTTCCGCTGGCCGTGAGAGCATGAGCGAAGCGACGCAGGCGCTGTGCTTCATGGCGGGCGCGAACTCGATCTTCACCGGCGACAAGCTGCTCACCGCACCCAATGCTGGTGACGACAGCGACGCCGCGCTGTTTGCAAAGATGGGACTGACTGCGCTGGCGCAGGAAGAGCCAATGCGGGCGTGCAAGGTGATGGAGCCCGCCGAGTGA
- the scpA gene encoding methylmalonyl-CoA mutase: MTDKPTYDDWKPLADKEVKGRDLTWHTPEGIAVKPLYTSEDTEGLDPGVPGIAPFTRGPYASMYTGRPWTIRQYAGFSTAEESNAFYRRNLAAGQKGLSVAFDLATHRGYDSDHPRVVGDVGKAGVAIDTVRDMEILFDQIPLDTMSVSMTMNGAVIPVLAFYIVAAERQGVSQDKLAGTIQNDILKEFMVRNTYIYPPEPSMRIVSDIIAYTSANMPKFNSISISGYHMHEAGATAVQELAFTISDGKEYAKRAMEAGLDIDAFAPRLSFFWGIGMNFFMEIAKMRAARALWHDVMTDLGAENPKSKMLRTHCQTSGVSLQEQDPYNNVIRTTIEAMAAVLGGTQSLHTNALDEAIALPTDFSARIARNTQLVIQEETGITNVADPLGGSYYIESLTAALVEQAQAMLGEVEAAGGMTAYVASGKPKAAIESAAAAKQASVDRGETVIVGVNKYRRDKEDEIDTLDIDNHAVRDSQIARLEKVRSGRDEAACQAALARLTEAAQTDPKVHRAAQADGRDDAGVPLRPSALKDLQARGEINLLALAVEAARHDATLGEISQAMEDAFGRYNTLPKPVRGVYAAAYEGDDRYEQVIEGVKAVERRLGRKPKLMVAKMGQDGHDRGANVIASAFADMGFDVLSGPLFQTPRETVDMALENGVDAVGASSLAAGHKTLIPELIGHLRDAGRPDIKVIAGGVIPQKDYDFLRDAGVQGIYGPGSNVVECAADVLRLLGHNMPPAGEDLDEAAE, from the coding sequence ATGACCGACAAACCCACCTATGACGACTGGAAGCCCCTTGCCGACAAGGAGGTGAAGGGCCGCGACCTGACGTGGCACACGCCCGAGGGGATTGCGGTAAAGCCGCTTTACACCAGCGAGGACACCGAGGGCCTCGACCCAGGCGTTCCGGGCATCGCGCCCTTCACGCGCGGCCCCTATGCCTCGATGTACACTGGCCGTCCGTGGACCATCCGCCAGTACGCAGGCTTCTCCACCGCCGAGGAATCGAATGCGTTCTATCGCCGCAACCTTGCGGCGGGCCAGAAGGGGCTGAGCGTCGCTTTCGACCTCGCCACCCACCGCGGCTATGACAGCGATCACCCGCGCGTAGTCGGCGATGTCGGCAAGGCGGGCGTGGCGATCGACACCGTGCGTGACATGGAAATCCTGTTCGACCAGATCCCGCTCGACACCATGAGCGTCAGCATGACGATGAACGGCGCGGTGATCCCCGTGCTCGCCTTCTACATCGTGGCAGCGGAGCGACAGGGGGTGAGCCAGGACAAGCTTGCGGGGACCATCCAGAACGACATCCTCAAGGAGTTCATGGTCCGCAACACCTATATCTATCCGCCCGAGCCGAGCATGCGGATCGTTTCGGACATCATCGCATATACCTCGGCCAACATGCCGAAATTCAACAGCATTTCGATCTCGGGCTATCACATGCACGAAGCCGGGGCGACAGCGGTGCAGGAACTTGCCTTCACCATCTCCGACGGCAAGGAATACGCCAAGCGCGCCATGGAAGCGGGCCTCGATATCGATGCCTTCGCGCCGCGCCTGTCCTTCTTCTGGGGCATCGGCATGAACTTCTTCATGGAGATTGCCAAGATGCGCGCGGCGCGTGCATTATGGCACGATGTCATGACCGACCTCGGGGCCGAAAACCCCAAGTCGAAGATGCTGCGCACGCACTGTCAGACCAGCGGCGTGAGCCTTCAGGAGCAGGACCCCTACAACAACGTCATCCGCACCACGATCGAGGCGATGGCGGCGGTGCTGGGCGGCACGCAGTCGCTCCACACCAATGCGCTGGACGAGGCAATTGCACTGCCGACCGACTTCTCCGCCCGCATCGCGCGCAACACGCAGCTGGTGATCCAGGAAGAGACCGGCATTACCAATGTCGCCGATCCGCTCGGCGGCAGCTATTACATCGAAAGCCTCACCGCCGCGCTGGTCGAGCAGGCCCAGGCCATGCTTGGCGAGGTCGAGGCGGCAGGCGGTATGACTGCCTATGTCGCCAGCGGTAAGCCCAAAGCCGCCATCGAAAGCGCCGCTGCAGCCAAGCAGGCCAGCGTCGACCGGGGCGAAACGGTGATCGTGGGCGTGAACAAGTACCGCCGCGACAAGGAAGACGAGATCGACACGCTCGATATCGACAACCACGCCGTGCGCGACAGCCAGATTGCCCGGCTCGAGAAGGTGCGCTCCGGACGGGACGAAGCCGCATGTCAGGCAGCGCTTGCGCGGCTCACCGAAGCGGCACAGACCGACCCCAAGGTGCACCGCGCCGCGCAGGCCGACGGGCGCGACGATGCCGGCGTTCCGCTGCGCCCATCTGCCCTCAAGGACCTGCAGGCGCGCGGCGAAATCAACCTCCTCGCACTGGCGGTCGAGGCGGCTCGCCACGATGCGACACTGGGCGAGATCAGCCAGGCGATGGAAGACGCCTTTGGCCGCTACAACACGCTGCCCAAGCCGGTGCGCGGTGTGTACGCGGCGGCCTATGAGGGTGACGACCGGTATGAGCAGGTGATCGAAGGCGTGAAGGCGGTGGAGCGCCGCCTTGGCCGCAAACCCAAGCTGATGGTCGCGAAGATGGGGCAGGACGGGCACGACCGCGGCGCCAATGTCATCGCATCGGCCTTCGCTGACATGGGCTTTGACGTACTCTCCGGCCCGCTGTTCCAGACCCCGCGGGAAACGGTGGACATGGCGCTGGAAAACGGCGTTGATGCCGTTGGCGCGAGCAGCCTTGCGGCGGGCCATAAGACGCTGATCCCCGAACTGATCGGCCATCTGCGCGACGCAGGGCGCCCCGACATCAAGGTCATCGCGGGCGGCGTGATCCCGCAGAAGGATTACGACTTCCTGCGCGATGCCGGGGTGCAGGGTATCTACGGTCCGGGCAGCAATGTCGTGGAGTGCGCGGCGGACGTGCTGCGCTTGCTCGGTCACAACATGCCGCCTGCGGGTGAGGATCTGGATGAGGCGGCGGAGTGA
- a CDS encoding glutathione S-transferase family protein produces the protein MLFYDSPNPAPNPRRVRIFAAEKGIELPMQEVSIPKREQKAPDFVAKNPRGQTPILELDDGTIIAESVAIMRYLEAVHPETPLFGTSPREIAEIEMWSRRAEMILMAPVGAVWVHTHPFTAALPGRNADWGETNLPRVAEAFRFFDGALADRDYLAGDSFTAADILLLTTADFATFVGCGMPEDCENLRGWHERVSARPSTQA, from the coding sequence ATGCTGTTCTACGATAGCCCCAATCCCGCGCCCAATCCGCGCCGCGTCCGCATCTTCGCGGCGGAGAAAGGCATCGAGCTTCCCATGCAGGAGGTCTCGATCCCCAAGCGCGAGCAGAAGGCGCCGGATTTCGTCGCCAAGAATCCGCGCGGCCAGACGCCGATCCTTGAACTGGATGACGGCACAATTATCGCCGAAAGCGTGGCGATCATGCGCTATCTTGAAGCGGTACACCCCGAGACGCCGCTGTTCGGCACCTCTCCGCGCGAGATTGCGGAAATCGAGATGTGGAGCCGCCGCGCCGAGATGATCCTGATGGCACCGGTTGGCGCGGTCTGGGTTCACACCCATCCGTTCACCGCCGCGCTGCCCGGCCGCAATGCCGATTGGGGCGAGACCAACCTTCCGCGAGTGGCAGAGGCGTTCCGGTTCTTCGATGGTGCGCTGGCAGATCGCGACTATCTTGCCGGCGACAGCTTTACTGCCGCCGATATCCTCCTGCTGACAACCGCCGATTTCGCCACTTTCGTCGGCTGCGGGATGCCCGAAGACTGCGAGAACCTGCGCGGCTGGCACGAGCGCGTGTCCGCCCGCCCAAGTACACAAGCCTGA
- the mce gene encoding methylmalonyl-CoA epimerase codes for MKLGRLNHIGVATPSIEESIRYYRDVMGATRFHKPFDLEAQGVKVCFVDTPGQNGTNGTQIELIEPLGEDSPIAKFLEKNPSGAQHHVCYEVEDIEDARKWFEELGKRILGPTRLGAHGTPIFFLHPKDMMGQLTEIMETPKDNAHWSN; via the coding sequence ATGAAACTCGGCCGTCTCAACCATATCGGCGTCGCCACGCCGTCGATCGAGGAATCGATCCGCTATTACCGTGATGTCATGGGCGCGACGCGCTTCCACAAGCCGTTCGATCTTGAGGCGCAGGGCGTGAAGGTTTGCTTCGTCGACACGCCCGGCCAGAACGGGACTAACGGCACCCAGATCGAGCTGATTGAGCCCCTGGGCGAAGACAGCCCCATTGCCAAATTCCTCGAAAAGAATCCGTCCGGCGCGCAGCACCATGTTTGCTACGAGGTCGAGGATATCGAGGACGCGCGCAAATGGTTCGAGGAACTGGGCAAGCGCATCCTTGGCCCCACGCGGCTGGGCGCGCATGGCACGCCGATCTTCTTCCTCCACCCCAAGGACATGATGGGCCAGCTCACCGAAATCATGGAAACACCCAAGGATAACGCGCACTGGTCGAACTGA